A DNA window from Rhodococcus sp. Z13 contains the following coding sequences:
- the trmB gene encoding tRNA (guanosine(46)-N7)-methyltransferase TrmB: MNEADQHTTETLDERPTRGNRLYPRVTSFRSRRGSLTEPQQQSWDRRWAELGKEVGDDLLDVEAWFGRSAPLVLEIGSGTGTAAVAMAQAEPHVNLIAVEVYKPGIAQTLQRIERTYDTDAPVHNLRILRGDAVEVLEKMLTPASLTGVRVFFPDPWPKARHHKRRLLQAPTFALIADRLKTGGVLHVATDHAEYAEAIAETGDAEPRLARLTGPAPISLERPVTKFEDKAHKVGSAINEFVWGKIGA, encoded by the coding sequence GTGAACGAAGCCGATCAGCACACCACCGAGACGCTCGACGAGCGCCCGACCCGCGGGAACCGCCTGTACCCCAGGGTGACGAGTTTCCGGTCCCGCCGTGGATCGCTGACCGAACCCCAGCAGCAGAGCTGGGACCGCAGATGGGCCGAGCTCGGCAAGGAGGTGGGCGACGACCTGCTCGACGTCGAGGCGTGGTTCGGCCGCTCGGCTCCCCTCGTCCTCGAGATCGGCTCCGGTACCGGCACCGCCGCGGTCGCCATGGCCCAGGCCGAACCCCACGTGAACCTCATCGCCGTGGAGGTCTACAAGCCGGGTATCGCCCAGACCCTGCAGCGGATCGAACGCACCTACGACACCGACGCGCCGGTGCACAACCTGCGGATCCTGCGCGGCGACGCCGTCGAGGTGCTCGAGAAGATGCTCACCCCCGCGTCGCTGACGGGTGTGCGCGTGTTCTTCCCGGACCCGTGGCCCAAGGCCCGCCACCACAAGCGCCGGCTCCTGCAGGCCCCGACGTTCGCGCTGATCGCCGACCGCCTGAAGACCGGTGGCGTGCTCCACGTGGCCACCGACCATGCCGAGTACGCCGAGGCCATCGCCGAGACCGGGGACGCCGAACCCCGTCTCGCGCGCCTCACCGGTCCCGCCCCGATCTCCCTCGAGCGGCCCGTCACCAAGTTCGAGGACAAGGCGCACAAGGTGGGGAGCGCGATCAACGAGTTCGTCTGGGGGAAGATCGGAGCATGA
- a CDS encoding NYN domain-containing protein — MSVHEELSGVTDSSAIDGVEPTRKVLLVWDAPNLDMGLGAILGGRPTAAYRPRFDALGRWLLGRTAELSRRYSATLEPEATVFTNIAPGSADVVRPWVEALRNVGFAVFAKPKIDEDSDVDSDMLQHIELRHREGLAGVMVASADGQAFREPLEQLAREGVVTQVLGFREHASWAVTSEILDFVDLEDIPGVFREPLPRVSLESLPDEGAWLQPFRPLSALLVGRKSVAE; from the coding sequence ATGAGTGTCCACGAAGAGCTCTCCGGCGTGACCGATTCCTCCGCGATCGACGGCGTCGAGCCGACCCGCAAGGTCCTGCTCGTATGGGACGCGCCGAACCTCGACATGGGCCTCGGTGCGATCCTCGGCGGCCGCCCCACGGCGGCCTACCGTCCCCGTTTCGACGCCCTCGGCCGCTGGCTCCTCGGCCGCACCGCCGAGCTGTCGCGCCGGTACTCGGCGACACTCGAGCCCGAGGCGACGGTGTTCACCAACATCGCGCCGGGCAGCGCGGACGTCGTCCGTCCTTGGGTCGAGGCACTACGCAACGTCGGTTTCGCGGTGTTCGCCAAGCCCAAGATCGACGAGGACAGCGACGTCGACTCCGACATGCTGCAGCACATCGAGCTGAGGCACCGGGAAGGCCTCGCCGGGGTGATGGTCGCTTCGGCCGACGGCCAGGCGTTCCGTGAACCGCTCGAGCAGCTCGCCCGCGAGGGCGTCGTCACGCAGGTCCTCGGCTTCCGGGAGCACGCGAGCTGGGCGGTGACCTCCGAGATCCTCGACTTCGTCGATCTCGAGGACATCCCCGGGGTGTTCCGCGAACCGCTGCCCCGTGTCAGCCTGGAATCTCTGCCCGACGAAGGTGCCTGGCTGCAGCCGTTCCGACCGCTTTCCGCTCTCCTCGTGGGGCGCAAGAGCGTCGCCGAATAG
- a CDS encoding MMPL family transporter, protein MFDRWGELVHRARFTVIAVMVAAMLGLAGYGLSLNDHLSQSGWDDPGSQSVAASKLADGTFGRDTNGDVLVLYTAPEGSTVDDPEFAATVTDNLESVMEQYPDQILRVNGAYWPVKGAPSLPSLADESRQHAVASIAIAGENDTELTGNFREVKDAFYIDGVDVQLAGLQPISGALNDTMANDIRRMEILAIPAVGVLLFFVFGGVVAASLPLITGGLTIVAANGIVRLITNFTDVNSFVAPVVSLIGLGLAIDYGLFMVSRFREELAEGYDTPAAVRRTVTTAGRTVVFSATMVITSLGGLVLFPQGFLKSVAYGAISAVSLAALLSITILPAILSLLGRRIDMFGMKRFGQIQSNEQVENSFLGRLCRWVMLNPLKVTIPTVIGLLLLITPLTGIKFGGINETYLPPDHPTRIAQETFDELFPGQRAEPVKLVVSGAEGGDLNKIITTASEAPGLVEKFQITGPAKDGVRVLKAGLVDRNEASDTIEYLHSAEWPEGVEVLVGGTPAIEQDSIAALLETLPLMVTVVVLLTTLLMFLAFGSLVLPIKAVLMSALGLGSTLGILTWIFIDGHGAGLLNFTPGPIMSPVLVLIIAIIYGLSTDYEVFLLSRMVEARALGASTTESIRMGTAHTGRIITAAALILIVVTGAFGFSELVMMKYIAFGMIAALIIDATVIRMFLVPAVMKLLGDDCWWAPAWMKRIQEKIGLGEPILADELMPEDVPELITVGMFGPATVAATGAHRLPTAAVGTADPMTQPLPKIAPPRPAAEQRKLRDLTPPQRRQMPGRPGVRPAAPGAGRPTAPASARPQAPAPQAPSRPVQRPRPDLPPRRDDEARPPLPQRSAAPEPQRPEPQRPEPQRPAPEPPRPVPETPRPAAESQPPLPRRQRGAVPPPLPQNFVRPTVPGAGEAATPREPAAPRRSRDPQAIENWLSQLRRTSPNGEPQPEPRTAPRPAAGPARPPVVENSSRTPAPENPSLPTRRREPARPDEPEETRSAPEAQDPESRHGRHGAENGRSISVSELIARQRRD, encoded by the coding sequence GTGTTCGACCGTTGGGGAGAGCTCGTCCACCGTGCGCGCTTCACCGTCATCGCGGTGATGGTCGCGGCGATGCTCGGGCTCGCCGGGTACGGCCTGAGCCTGAACGACCATCTCAGCCAGAGCGGCTGGGACGATCCCGGCTCGCAGTCGGTCGCCGCCTCCAAGCTCGCCGACGGCACCTTCGGCCGCGACACCAACGGTGACGTGCTGGTGCTCTACACCGCGCCCGAGGGCAGCACCGTCGACGACCCGGAGTTCGCCGCCACGGTCACCGACAATCTCGAGTCGGTGATGGAGCAGTATCCGGATCAGATCCTCCGGGTCAACGGCGCCTACTGGCCCGTGAAGGGCGCGCCCTCGCTGCCCTCCCTGGCCGACGAGTCGCGGCAGCACGCCGTCGCGTCGATCGCCATCGCCGGCGAGAACGACACCGAGCTGACCGGCAACTTCCGCGAGGTCAAGGACGCCTTCTACATCGACGGTGTCGACGTGCAGCTCGCCGGTCTGCAGCCGATCTCCGGCGCCCTCAACGACACGATGGCCAACGACATCCGGCGCATGGAGATCCTCGCGATCCCCGCCGTCGGTGTGCTTCTGTTCTTCGTCTTCGGTGGTGTGGTCGCGGCGTCGCTGCCGCTGATCACCGGCGGCCTGACGATCGTCGCGGCGAACGGCATCGTGCGGCTGATCACCAACTTCACCGACGTCAACTCGTTCGTCGCGCCCGTCGTCTCGCTGATCGGCCTGGGCCTGGCGATCGACTACGGCCTGTTCATGGTGTCGCGTTTCCGCGAGGAACTCGCGGAGGGCTACGACACCCCGGCCGCGGTGCGGCGGACGGTGACCACCGCCGGTCGCACCGTGGTGTTCTCGGCGACCATGGTCATCACGAGCCTCGGTGGTCTCGTGCTGTTCCCGCAGGGCTTCCTCAAGTCCGTCGCCTACGGCGCGATCTCGGCGGTCTCCCTCGCCGCGCTACTGTCGATCACGATCCTGCCCGCGATCCTGAGCCTGCTCGGCCGGCGCATCGACATGTTCGGCATGAAGCGTTTCGGGCAGATCCAGTCGAACGAGCAGGTCGAGAACAGCTTCCTGGGCCGGCTGTGCCGCTGGGTGATGCTCAATCCGCTCAAGGTGACCATCCCCACCGTCATCGGCCTGCTGCTGCTCATCACCCCGCTGACGGGCATCAAGTTCGGTGGCATCAACGAGACCTACCTGCCGCCGGATCACCCGACCCGCATCGCACAGGAGACCTTCGACGAGCTGTTCCCCGGCCAGCGCGCCGAGCCGGTCAAGCTCGTGGTGAGCGGCGCCGAGGGCGGTGATCTCAACAAGATCATCACCACCGCCAGCGAGGCCCCCGGGCTGGTCGAGAAGTTCCAGATCACCGGCCCCGCGAAGGACGGCGTCCGCGTTCTCAAGGCCGGTCTGGTCGACCGCAACGAGGCCTCCGACACCATCGAGTACCTGCACTCGGCCGAATGGCCCGAGGGCGTCGAGGTGCTGGTCGGCGGTACCCCGGCGATCGAGCAGGACTCGATCGCGGCGCTGCTCGAGACCCTGCCGCTCATGGTGACGGTGGTCGTGCTGCTGACGACCCTGCTCATGTTCCTGGCGTTCGGTTCGCTGGTGCTGCCGATCAAGGCGGTGCTGATGAGCGCCCTGGGTCTGGGGTCGACGCTGGGCATCCTCACCTGGATCTTCATCGACGGCCACGGGGCCGGTCTGCTCAACTTCACGCCCGGCCCGATCATGTCGCCGGTGCTGGTGCTGATCATCGCGATCATCTACGGTCTGTCCACCGACTACGAGGTGTTCCTGCTCTCCCGCATGGTCGAGGCCCGCGCTCTCGGGGCGAGCACCACCGAGTCGATCCGCATGGGCACCGCCCACACCGGCCGGATCATCACCGCGGCCGCGCTGATCCTCATCGTCGTCACCGGCGCGTTCGGTTTCTCCGAACTGGTGATGATGAAGTACATCGCGTTCGGCATGATCGCCGCGCTGATCATCGATGCGACGGTCATCCGCATGTTCCTCGTCCCCGCGGTGATGAAGCTGCTGGGCGACGACTGCTGGTGGGCACCGGCGTGGATGAAGCGGATCCAGGAGAAGATCGGCCTGGGCGAACCCATCCTCGCCGACGAGCTGATGCCCGAGGACGTCCCCGAACTCATCACCGTCGGCATGTTCGGGCCCGCCACGGTCGCCGCGACCGGTGCGCACCGCCTGCCCACGGCGGCCGTCGGAACCGCGGATCCGATGACGCAGCCGCTGCCGAAGATCGCGCCGCCGCGGCCGGCCGCCGAGCAGCGCAAGCTGCGTGACCTGACGCCGCCGCAGCGCCGGCAGATGCCGGGCCGTCCCGGGGTGCGTCCGGCCGCGCCGGGTGCGGGCCGTCCTACCGCGCCGGCCTCCGCGCGTCCGCAGGCGCCCGCACCGCAGGCACCGTCCCGCCCGGTCCAGCGGCCGCGACCGGACCTGCCGCCGCGTCGCGACGACGAGGCCCGTCCGCCGCTTCCGCAGCGGTCGGCGGCGCCGGAACCGCAGCGTCCGGAACCCCAGCGCCCGGAGCCTCAGCGTCCCGCACCGGAGCCCCCGCGTCCGGTACCGGAGACGCCACGTCCCGCAGCGGAGTCGCAGCCGCCCCTCCCCCGCCGTCAGCGGGGCGCGGTGCCGCCACCACTCCCGCAGAACTTCGTGCGCCCCACCGTGCCGGGTGCCGGCGAGGCGGCGACGCCGCGCGAGCCGGCAGCGCCGCGTCGCAGCCGGGATCCGCAGGCGATCGAGAACTGGTTGTCGCAGCTCCGCCGCACCTCCCCGAACGGGGAACCGCAGCCGGAGCCGCGCACGGCACCGCGACCGGCCGCCGGTCCGGCCCGTCCGCCGGTGGTGGAGAATTCGTCGCGCACCCCGGCACCGGAGAACCCCTCACTCCCGACCCGCCGGCGCGAGCCCGCACGGCCGGACGAGCCCGAGGAGACCCGGTCCGCACCCGAGGCGCAGGATCCGGAATCGCGGCACGGCCGGCACGGCGCCGAGAACGGCCGGTCCATCAGCGTCAGCGAGCTGATCGCGCGCCAGCGTCGCGACTGA
- a CDS encoding DUF1707 domain-containing protein, which translates to MEPRDLRVSDAEREHVGELLQRAVGQGMLSLGEFTERMDTVLAAKTRADLNQVLVDLPGIRIRPEYQVESAPGLPQPVHPAAAYPNTAPGTPLVLKGRLSSLERKGRWHVPPVLTLDTLASSVTLDFTEAVMETQVVRIDVSDYLSSINIVLPAEATADVNAVENVASSVSSKVRSGAPYGPLHLVVIGKVRFGNLTVTHPLSTRLRKFFNGS; encoded by the coding sequence ATGGAACCGAGGGACCTGCGGGTGTCGGACGCCGAACGCGAACACGTCGGAGAGCTCCTCCAGCGGGCCGTCGGGCAGGGCATGCTCTCGCTCGGCGAGTTCACCGAGCGGATGGACACCGTCCTCGCCGCGAAGACCCGCGCCGATCTGAACCAGGTGCTCGTCGACCTCCCGGGTATCCGCATCCGTCCCGAATACCAGGTGGAGAGCGCCCCCGGTCTCCCGCAGCCGGTCCATCCGGCGGCGGCCTATCCGAACACCGCGCCGGGCACGCCCCTGGTGCTCAAGGGCCGGCTGTCGTCCCTCGAGCGCAAGGGCCGCTGGCACGTGCCGCCCGTCCTCACGCTCGACACCCTCGCCTCGTCGGTCACCCTCGACTTCACCGAGGCGGTGATGGAGACGCAGGTCGTGCGGATCGACGTGAGCGACTACCTCAGCTCGATCAACATCGTGCTGCCCGCCGAGGCCACCGCGGACGTGAACGCGGTCGAGAACGTCGCCTCGAGCGTGTCGTCGAAGGTGCGCAGCGGCGCCCCCTACGGTCCGCTGCATCTGGTGGTGATCGGCAAGGTCCGGTTCGGGAACCTGACCGTCACGCACCCGCTGTCGACCCGGCTGCGGAAATTCTTCAACGGCAGCTGA
- a CDS encoding response regulator — protein sequence MVVDDHPIWRNAVCRDLEEAGFQVVAEADGVAAAARRAAVVKPAVVLMDMAMPDGTGTEATRAVLDASPDSRVLVLSASSERDDVLGAVKAGASGYLVKSASARELVDAVLATARGQAVFTPGLAGLVLGEYRRMSGTTSGTNDRRRPVPTLTERETEVLRLVAKGLSAKQIAARLTLSHRTVENHVQATLRKLQLANRVELTRYVLEQGLE from the coding sequence ATGGTCGTCGACGACCATCCGATCTGGCGCAACGCGGTCTGCCGCGACCTCGAGGAGGCCGGCTTCCAGGTGGTCGCCGAAGCCGACGGTGTCGCCGCCGCGGCCCGGCGCGCAGCGGTCGTGAAGCCCGCCGTCGTGCTGATGGACATGGCGATGCCCGACGGCACCGGCACCGAGGCGACCCGCGCCGTGCTGGACGCCTCCCCGGACAGCCGGGTGCTCGTGCTGTCCGCCTCCTCCGAACGCGACGACGTGCTCGGCGCGGTCAAGGCCGGGGCGTCCGGCTATCTGGTCAAGAGCGCGTCGGCCCGCGAACTCGTCGACGCCGTCCTCGCCACCGCGCGCGGGCAGGCGGTGTTCACCCCGGGCCTGGCCGGGCTCGTGCTCGGTGAGTACCGCCGCATGTCCGGCACGACGTCCGGGACGAACGACCGGCGCCGCCCGGTGCCGACCCTCACCGAACGCGAGACCGAGGTGCTGCGCCTGGTCGCCAAGGGGCTGTCCGCGAAGCAGATCGCCGCGCGCCTGACACTCAGCCACCGCACCGTGGAGAACCACGTGCAGGCGACCCTGCGCAAACTGCAGCTCGCCAACCGCGTCGAACTGACCCGTTACGTCCTCGAGCAGGGCCTCGAGTGA
- the macS gene encoding MacS family sensor histidine kinase, which translates to MRPSTPDPDAPLWRAAQVFRLVTVLYAVGSQSSTVDNYTRPTLSWMLIGVLVAWSVTSAVLLSREARLRRTVVVVDQIVAISLMAATRLVSDHDWYSNHQTMPTTLWVANSVISAAVLGGPLLGTGSALVMATVSAVVRDQINLDLWKDATAPVLVACGVAMGFATTTARRAHRQLEQAVRVAAATEERDRLARQVHDGVLQVLALVQRRGTELGGEAADLARLAREQEKALRQLISDQNTEVDRGGEAVDLTSLIRARSGGAATVSAPADPILLTRDRAEELAALTTAALSNVELHAGEGASAYILLEDLGDEIVLSLRDDGSGIAPGRLDEAREQGRMGVSKSIVGRAEWLGGTALLDSTVGEGTEWEIRIPKGETSDRDQRSDGRRRRHA; encoded by the coding sequence ATGAGGCCGTCGACTCCGGACCCGGATGCACCGCTCTGGCGGGCCGCCCAGGTGTTCCGGCTGGTCACCGTCCTCTACGCCGTCGGCTCCCAGTCCTCGACCGTCGACAACTACACCCGCCCCACCCTGTCGTGGATGCTCATCGGGGTGCTCGTCGCGTGGTCTGTCACCTCGGCGGTCCTGCTGTCGCGGGAGGCCCGACTGCGCCGCACGGTCGTCGTGGTGGACCAGATCGTCGCGATCTCCCTCATGGCCGCGACCCGGCTCGTCTCCGACCACGACTGGTACAGCAACCACCAGACCATGCCCACGACCCTGTGGGTGGCGAACTCGGTGATCTCCGCCGCCGTCCTCGGCGGCCCGCTGCTGGGCACCGGCTCGGCGCTGGTCATGGCCACCGTCAGTGCCGTCGTCCGCGACCAGATCAACCTCGACCTGTGGAAGGACGCCACCGCCCCCGTCCTCGTGGCGTGCGGGGTGGCGATGGGTTTCGCCACCACCACCGCCCGCCGGGCCCACCGGCAGCTCGAACAGGCCGTGCGGGTCGCCGCCGCCACCGAGGAACGCGACCGGCTCGCGAGGCAGGTGCACGACGGGGTGCTGCAGGTCCTCGCGCTCGTCCAGCGGCGCGGCACGGAACTCGGCGGGGAGGCCGCCGACCTCGCCCGGCTCGCCCGCGAACAGGAGAAGGCCCTGCGGCAGCTGATCTCCGACCAGAACACCGAGGTGGACCGCGGCGGGGAGGCCGTCGACCTCACCTCGCTGATCCGGGCCCGCTCCGGAGGCGCCGCCACCGTCTCGGCGCCCGCCGACCCGATCCTGCTCACCCGCGACCGTGCCGAGGAGCTGGCCGCGCTGACCACCGCGGCGCTGTCCAACGTCGAACTGCACGCCGGCGAGGGCGCCTCCGCCTACATCCTGCTCGAGGATCTCGGCGACGAGATCGTGCTCAGCCTCCGCGACGACGGGTCGGGCATCGCCCCGGGCCGGCTCGACGAGGCCCGGGAACAGGGTCGCATGGGCGTGTCGAAGTCCATCGTGGGCCGCGCCGAATGGCTCGGCGGCACCGCGCTGCTCGACAGCACGGTCGGGGAGGGCACCGAATGGGAGATCCGGATACCGAAGGGAGAGACCAGTGACCGGGACCAGCGAAGCGACGGACGCCGACGACGTCACGCGTGA
- a CDS encoding adenylate/guanylate cyclase domain-containing protein, translating to MVSMGASNLFGAMLVFAFVRYGIPIAETDAIVADRVRNFAVFAVYLVFAGIVSLSAAAIMLRSVVRWQLRGGPPTRSEQMAALHAPLRQAIVHLVLWFLGGVLFVFLTAEEMPSLAVAVSLTVAMAATSTFGFTYMLGERILRPVAARALSEGNFDRTMAPGVGTRLAMTWGLGTLMPVAGIVLLCVTQLSTDNEFAPDALALAVLALAVTSIGLALVLSLLTSAQISDPIKQLRWAIERVQRGASGVQVEVFDGSEIGRLQVGFNRMMTESDERRRLRELFGQHVGEDVARRALQYGTELGGETRYVAVLFVDMVGSTATAAERPPSEVVDLLNEFFRVVVEVVDKHHGFVNKFMGDAALVIFGAPLDRPDAPTAALAAARELRFALDEITGLDIGIGVSAGLAVAGNIGAAERFEYTVIGDPVNEASRLTELAKLRPSRVLASSSALYFADDEERSQWELGDEVQLRGRRRMTHLAWPVRYPGGPGESDGQDESGTGEEASEESV from the coding sequence ATGGTCTCGATGGGTGCGTCGAACCTCTTCGGCGCCATGCTGGTGTTCGCGTTCGTGCGCTACGGGATCCCCATCGCCGAGACCGACGCGATCGTCGCCGACCGCGTGCGCAACTTCGCGGTGTTCGCGGTGTACCTGGTCTTCGCCGGCATCGTGAGTCTCAGCGCCGCGGCGATCATGCTGCGGTCCGTGGTGCGCTGGCAGTTGCGTGGCGGCCCGCCGACCCGGTCGGAGCAGATGGCGGCCCTGCACGCCCCGCTGCGGCAGGCCATCGTCCATCTGGTCCTGTGGTTCCTCGGCGGCGTGCTGTTCGTCTTCCTCACCGCGGAGGAGATGCCGTCGCTCGCCGTGGCGGTCTCGCTCACCGTCGCCATGGCCGCGACCAGCACCTTCGGTTTCACCTACATGCTCGGTGAGCGCATCCTGCGTCCGGTCGCGGCGCGGGCGCTGAGCGAGGGCAACTTCGACCGGACCATGGCGCCCGGGGTCGGTACCCGCCTCGCGATGACCTGGGGTCTCGGCACGCTGATGCCGGTCGCGGGCATCGTACTGCTGTGCGTGACCCAGCTCAGCACCGACAACGAGTTCGCGCCCGACGCGCTGGCCCTGGCGGTGCTGGCCCTCGCGGTGACCTCCATCGGGCTCGCGCTGGTGCTGTCGCTGCTCACCTCGGCGCAGATCTCCGATCCCATCAAGCAGCTGCGCTGGGCGATCGAGCGCGTGCAGCGCGGGGCGTCCGGGGTGCAGGTCGAGGTGTTCGACGGCAGCGAGATCGGGCGGCTGCAGGTCGGCTTCAACCGCATGATGACCGAGTCCGACGAGCGTCGCCGGCTGCGGGAGCTGTTCGGTCAGCACGTCGGCGAGGACGTCGCCCGCCGCGCCCTGCAGTACGGCACCGAGCTGGGTGGGGAGACCCGCTACGTGGCGGTGCTGTTCGTCGACATGGTCGGTTCGACGGCGACCGCCGCGGAACGGCCCCCGAGCGAGGTCGTGGATCTGCTCAACGAGTTCTTCCGCGTCGTCGTCGAGGTGGTGGACAAGCACCACGGTTTCGTCAACAAGTTCATGGGCGACGCGGCCCTTGTGATCTTCGGCGCTCCCCTGGACCGTCCGGATGCGCCCACCGCGGCGCTCGCGGCGGCGCGGGAACTGCGCTTCGCGCTCGACGAGATCACCGGTCTCGACATCGGTATCGGGGTGTCGGCGGGCCTGGCGGTCGCCGGCAACATCGGCGCGGCGGAGCGCTTCGAGTACACGGTGATCGGGGACCCGGTCAACGAGGCGTCGCGGCTGACGGAGCTTGCGAAACTGCGTCCGAGCAGGGTGCTCGCATCGTCGAGCGCGCTGTACTTCGCGGACGACGAGGAACGCAGCCAGTGGGAGCTCGGCGACGAGGTGCAGTTGCGGGGGCGCCGCCGGATGACGCACCTCGCGTGGCCCGTCCGCTATCCCGGAGGTCCCGGGGAATCGGACGGACAGGACGAATCCGGGACGGGTGAGGAGGCCTCCGAGGAGTCCGTCTGA
- a CDS encoding lysylphosphatidylglycerol synthase transmembrane domain-containing protein — protein sequence MAQPHDDPSRPDATPRRGSFRWIKWVLAAALVALLTAEAVYLWPTMHDSWRAITEMHWGWFFACVLAQMISLSGFAGVQQRLLRAGGVHVGHWRSASVIYGSTAMAVTLPAGPVFSTAFTYKQTRKWGATPVVASWQLAVSGVIAAATLASVGMIGAFAVGSSISPVTLALSLVGGVALIYGLRYVAQNPSSIESAGGWLLRRVNKLLRKPLDTGFDAFERILAQLEAVDLARRDAFAAVAWSAVHRIFDVACLGLACWAVGGSPSVAGLFIAFTAAKAVGSVPLAPGGLGFVDGTLIATLTAAGLSASQSLAAVLVYRIVSFVFVALAGWGTVAVMYRTADNDEIDPVAEREEHERSVLARRRRPLEDPEPA from the coding sequence GTGGCGCAGCCCCACGACGATCCTTCACGCCCCGACGCCACGCCGCGTCGGGGCTCGTTCCGGTGGATCAAGTGGGTGCTCGCGGCGGCGCTCGTCGCCCTGCTCACGGCCGAGGCCGTCTACCTCTGGCCGACCATGCACGACTCCTGGCGTGCCATCACCGAGATGCACTGGGGCTGGTTCTTCGCATGCGTGCTGGCCCAGATGATCTCCCTCAGCGGATTCGCGGGTGTCCAGCAGCGGCTGCTGCGCGCCGGCGGCGTGCACGTGGGGCACTGGCGGTCGGCGTCGGTGATCTACGGCAGCACCGCGATGGCGGTGACCCTGCCGGCGGGGCCGGTGTTCTCCACCGCCTTCACCTACAAGCAGACCCGCAAGTGGGGGGCGACGCCGGTGGTGGCGTCCTGGCAGCTGGCGGTCTCGGGGGTGATCGCGGCGGCGACGCTGGCGTCGGTGGGCATGATCGGCGCCTTCGCGGTCGGCAGCAGCATCAGCCCGGTGACGCTCGCGTTGTCCCTGGTGGGTGGGGTCGCGTTGATCTACGGGCTGCGGTACGTCGCGCAGAACCCGTCGTCGATCGAGTCGGCCGGCGGCTGGTTGCTGCGGCGGGTCAACAAGCTTCTGCGCAAGCCCCTCGACACCGGTTTCGACGCCTTCGAACGCATCCTGGCCCAGCTCGAGGCCGTGGATCTCGCGCGCCGCGACGCGTTCGCCGCGGTGGCGTGGTCGGCGGTGCACCGCATCTTCGATGTCGCCTGCCTGGGCCTGGCCTGCTGGGCGGTCGGCGGGTCGCCGTCAGTGGCCGGGCTGTTCATCGCGTTCACGGCGGCGAAGGCGGTGGGCAGTGTGCCGCTCGCGCCGGGCGGTCTCGGCTTCGTCGACGGAACCCTCATCGCGACGCTCACGGCCGCGGGGCTGAGCGCGTCGCAGTCGCTCGCCGCGGTGCTGGTCTACCGGATCGTGAGCTTCGTGTTCGTGGCGCTGGCAGGCTGGGGCACGGTCGCGGTGATGTACCGGACGGCCGACAACGACGAGATCGACCCGGTCGCCGAGCGTGAGGAGCACGAGCGGTCGGTGCTGGCGCGGCGCCGCCGGCCGCTCGAGGATCCCGAACCGGCCTGA
- a CDS encoding YceI family protein, translating into MTTATTTFPGLTAGTWAIDPVHSDVSFTVRHLMVSKVRGTFEKFSGAITVAEDGTASVNAEIDVTSINTKNADRDAHVRSADFFDAEQFPVATFTSTGVRADGEDYVVTGDFTLRGVTRPVELKLEYNGVNPGMGNGPVAGFEATTVINRKDFGISIDMPLEGGGAVVGDKITITLQIEAGLQA; encoded by the coding sequence ATGACGACCGCAACCACCACCTTCCCCGGTCTGACCGCCGGCACCTGGGCCATCGACCCCGTCCACTCCGACGTGAGCTTCACCGTCCGTCATCTCATGGTCAGCAAGGTGCGTGGCACCTTCGAGAAGTTCTCCGGCGCCATCACCGTCGCCGAGGACGGCACCGCCTCCGTGAACGCCGAGATCGACGTCACCTCGATCAACACCAAGAACGCCGACCGCGACGCGCACGTCCGGTCCGCCGACTTCTTCGACGCCGAGCAGTTCCCCGTCGCGACCTTCACCTCCACCGGCGTGCGCGCCGACGGCGAGGACTACGTCGTCACCGGCGACTTCACCCTCCGCGGCGTCACCCGCCCGGTCGAGCTGAAGCTCGAGTACAACGGCGTCAACCCCGGCATGGGCAACGGCCCGGTCGCCGGTTTCGAGGCCACCACCGTCATCAACCGCAAGGACTTCGGCATCAGCATCGACATGCCGCTCGAGGGCGGCGGCGCCGTGGTCGGCGACAAGATCACCATCACCCTCCAGATCGAGGCCGGCCTGCAGGCCTGA
- a CDS encoding DUF3054 domain-containing protein: MKKYTPALAIDVVLVVVFAALGRSSHNEILDLVGLAGTAWPFLGGLTVGWFLTAWLYRDKFDAFAAVPTGLLVWVSTLVVGMLLRAVTGQGTATAFIIVATCFLGAFLVGWRLLAAVVQRRKVDAHRS, translated from the coding sequence GTGAAGAAGTACACCCCGGCGTTGGCGATCGACGTCGTGCTGGTCGTCGTGTTCGCCGCGCTCGGCCGCTCCAGCCACAACGAAATTCTCGATCTCGTGGGTCTGGCAGGAACCGCCTGGCCGTTCCTCGGCGGCCTCACCGTCGGGTGGTTCCTCACCGCATGGCTCTACCGCGACAAGTTCGACGCCTTCGCCGCCGTGCCCACCGGCCTGCTCGTCTGGGTCAGCACCCTCGTGGTGGGCATGCTGCTGCGCGCCGTCACCGGCCAGGGCACCGCCACCGCGTTCATCATCGTGGCGACCTGCTTCCTCGGTGCCTTCCTGGTGGGCTGGCGTCTTCTCGCCGCCGTCGTCCAGCGCCGCAAGGTCGACGCACACCGCTCCTGA